One genomic region from Pseudochaenichthys georgianus chromosome 15, fPseGeo1.2, whole genome shotgun sequence encodes:
- the LOC117459845 gene encoding zinc finger CCCH domain-containing protein 6 isoform X1 — protein sequence MASVSLVSSPPVPVLDKNMTDSELAGDEREDGELEDGEIDDEGIGIEEENKEVAEVNEDKEKEKEKEKEEKTHRHSRKRYKKTKEKRRSKRRRRDRQKHHSPSSSSSSDSYDSDYDRSERPKNRKTQGSDGQSSQHGRDSKGGHGNSQKSPPPKSSDFDKYSDYSDDKYDYDEEEDDYEDDMSEYPQSKDSGPQGRGRGRQSKDQMKRGSMRGMKQQQFGQRGRGRGSGPGRGRGMLFKNKKLKGKPWGGRGRGRGGDQGMEDMVPEGKNSSGFQKKRPIMSKEFINQHTVEHNGRNICKYFLEGRCIKGEQCKFEHELVVPDKKKELCKFYLQGYCSKGDNCIYMHNEYPCKFFHTGAKCYQGDNCKFSHDALNDVTKDLLDKIINTEEENAREDELELEDLRKQGIAPLPKPPPGVGLLPTPGQSSPSDGASGQAGKKIPSLFEINVQPTVDLAQKIGLSGSNFSQNQGEGSDQFSGGSEDAQTAGMVPSGPSAPPIPPPESTVAMGHPTGPPMPQSPPGLHPPHGFPMPPPIPPGQPPPFYVNRPNMNPPMNMQRPPPFPPDLQMLQNLFPFPPMGQNPVDFFRNFLGNQAPQGVDPGLAFMQNLQQNMGAESQLNSLPPAVQKAILLHLTQQQQESLPPGNEPQRAEGPDDNNANRDETTNWYSSDEEDGSCVSSILKCLKKQNEKQQSQSKPPQAAPVGDPRLVKERAPPSDPRVKTDPRQRPSDTKKESDGAVDPRFSRDPRKIRPMEPSSFRQQGHPGSKKPPAGDEDDEGEREPRDKAVLIPLDAGPEVLLRDPRCQLKQFSHIRVDILLQRPAFAQTVVWAPEDLIPSLVPKQEHSINLPLPPLIADAQMNRTSLPDPPPVSSPPAIDPRLVAARLKERMSRLPSGSLESRPPPERPIDPRQQKTLDPRLKRTVSLDSKLMGQKVPSSGGGVVDPRLQKASVSSTPHTVQAKPEPEKLPPYAPHLASSGGGLESPTTILGGISLYDPRNQSETAQKEPTEPPKKTSILKLPAKKDASPPLSPTQRSGSLEETKSTDAASDQPPPPSPAAVPPASPVKPPAVHNLPIQALAGLIRPPYTDPRPAKPGGQGSAGAQEETEEKKEQGEVKEEEPKQEGPEEEADDRTLKDVFKTFDPTASPFCQ from the exons ATGGCTTCTGTGAGCCTTGTTTCCAGTCCCCCAGTCCCTGTTCTTGACAAAAACATGACAGACTCTGAGCTTGCAGGGGATGAAAG AGAGGATGGCGAACTGGAAGACGGAGAAATAGATGATGAAGGAATTGGGATCGAAGAGGAAAATAAAGAGGTTGCTGAGGTTAATGAAGACAAAGAGAAggaaaaagagaaagagaaagaagagAAGACCCACAGGCACTCCAGGAAAAGATACAAAAAGACCAAAGAGAAGAGGAGGTCCAAAAGGAGGAGGCGTGACAGACAGAAA CACCACTCCCCTTCCAGCAGCTCCAGCTCCGACAGTTATGACTCAGACTACGACCGATCAGAAAGGCCCAAAAACCGGAAAACCCAGGGATCAGATGGCCAGTCCTCTCAG CATGGACGGGATTCAAAGGGAGGCCATGGTAACTCCCAGAAGTCCCCGCCTCCAAAGAGCAGTGATTTCGACAAATACAGCGACTACAGTGATGACAAGTATGACTAtgacgaagaggaggatgatTACGAAGATGACATGTCAGAGTACCCGCAATCAAAGGATTCAGGTCCGCAGGGTCGGGGAAGGGGACGACAATCCAAAGACCAGATGAAGAGAGGAAGCATGAGGGGGATGAAACAACAGCAGT TTGGGCAGAGAGGAAGGGGCCGAGGCAGTGGGCCGGGGAGAGGACGTGGGATGCTCTTCAAGAACAAGAAGCTGAAGGGCAAACCCTGGGGAGGACGTGGACGAGGACGAGGAGGAGACCAAGGCATGGAAGACATGGTCCCA GAAGGAAAAAATTCCTCCGGTTTTCAGAAGAAACGGCCAATTATGAGCAAAGAGTTTATCAATCAGCACACAGTCGAACACAACGGGAGAAACATCTGCAAGTATTTCCTGGAGGGTCGCTGCATCAAG GGTGAACAGTGCAAGTTCGAACATGAACTCGTCGTACCAGATAAGAAAAAGGAACTTTGTAAATTTTACCTTCAAGGATACTGCAGTAAAGGAGATAActgcatttacatgcaca ATGAATACCCATGCAAGTTCTTTCATACTGGAGCCAAATGTTATCAAGGGGACAACTGCAAATTCTCCCACGATGCTTTGAACgatgtgaccaaagacttgctTGACAAG ATCATCAACACTGAGGAGGAGAACGCCCGCGAGGACGAGCTGGAGCTGGAGGATCTGAGAAAGCAGGGTATCGCTCCACTTCCAAAGCCCCCCCCTGGGGTGGGGCTGCTGCCCACTCCTGGTCAGAGCAGTCCCTCAGACGGAGCCTCGGGACAGGCGGGGAAGAAGATCCCCTCCCTGTTTGAAATCAATGTTCAACCGACTGTAGACTTGGCACAGAAAATTGGTCTCAG TGGATCCAACTTTTCCCAGAATCAAGGTGAAGGCAGCGATCAGTTCAGTGGCGGCTCAGAGGACGCGCAGACTGCAGGCATGGTGCCTTCAGGGCCCTCCGCTCCTCCTATTCCTCCTCCTGAATCAACTGTCGCTATGGGTCATCCCACTGGACCACCCATGCCACAGAGCCCCCCTGGACTGCACCCACCCCACGGCTTTCCAATGCCGCCTCCGATCCCCCCTGGTCAACCCCCACCCTTTTATGTAAACAGACCTAATATGAACCCTCCGATGAACATGCAGAGGCCTCCTCCGTTCCCTCCAGATCTACAGATGCTGCAGAATCTCTTCCCGTTTCCACCTATGGGTCAGAACCCAGTAGATTTCTTCAGAAACTTCCTCGGAAACCAGGCTCCACAGGGAG TTGACCCTGGTCTGGCCTTCATGCAGAATCTCCAGCAGAACATGGGTGCAGAGTCACAGTTGAATTCTTTGCCACCAGCAGTACAGAAGGCCATCCTTTTACACCTGACACAACAACAGCAAGAGTCTCTTCCACCGGGAAACGAGCCCCAGAGAGCGGAGGGCCCGGATGATAACAATGCAAACAGAG ATGAAACTACAAACTGGTACTCAAGCGATGAAGAGGATGGGAGCTGTGTTTCCTCCATTCTCAAATGTCTCAAAAAGCAGAATGAGAAGCAGCAGTCTCAGTCGAAGCCCCCCCAGGCTGCCCCAGTGGGTGACCCTCGGCTTGTTAAAGAGAGGGCCCCACCCAGTGACCCCCGTGTGAAGACAGACCCCCGACAGCGACCCTCGGATACGAAAAAGGAGTCGGACGGAGCTGTAGACCCCCGGTTCTCCAGAGACCCCAGGAAGATTCGACCGATGGAGCCGAGTTCCTTTCGGCAGCAGGGCCACCCCGGTTCTAAGAAGCCCCCTGCaggggatgaggatgatgaagGAGAGCGGGAGCCCAGGGACAAAGCTGTCCTCATCCCTCTAGATGCCGGCCCCGAGGTGCTGCTGCGGGACCCTCGCTGCCAGTTAAAGCAGTTCAGCCACATCCGAGTGGACATCCTGCTCCAGAGGCCGGCCTTCGCTCAGACCGTAGTATGGGCTCCTGAGGACCTCATCCCTTCTCTGGTACCCAAACAGGAACACTCAATCAACCTGCCCCTCCCACCCCTCATTGCAGATGCTCAGATGAACCGAACAAGCTTGCCTGACCCTCCCCCCGTCTCCAGCCCTCCAGCCATTGACCCCAGACTGGTAGCAGCACGTTTAAAAGAGCGTATGAGTCGATTACCCTCCGGATCTCTAGAGTCCCGACCCCCCCCAGAAAGACCCATAGATCCACGTCAGCAGAAGACTCTGGATCCCAGACTCAAGCGTACAGTTAGCCTGGACTCGAAGCTGATGGGTCAGAAGGTGCCCTCCTCTGGGGGGGGAGTTGTGGACCCCAGGCTACAGAAGGCCAGTGTTAGCTCCACTCCTCATACTGTCCAAGCAAAGCCAGAGCCTGAGAAGCTGCCACCTTATGCCCCACATCTGGCTTCCTCTGGTGGGGGGCTAGAGAGTCCCACTACTATCCTCGGGGGCATCAGTCTGTACGATCCTCGTAATCAAAGCGAGACAGCCCAGAAGGAGCCGACAGAGCCTCCCAAAAAGACGTCCATCCTGAAACTCCCAGCCAAGAAAGACGCTTCTCCGCCACTTTCACCAACTCAAAGAAGTGGCTCTTTGGAAGAGACAAAAAGCACAGACGCAGCCTCAGATCAGCCTCCACCTCCCAGTCCTGCCGCAGTGCCTCCTGCCTCACCGGTCAAACCCCCTGCGGTTCATAACCTCCCCATCCAGGCCCTGGCCGGGCTCATCCGGCCCCCGTACACTGACCCCAGGCCGGCCAAACCTGGAGGACAAGGCTCAGCAGGAGCACAAGAAGAGACGGAGGAAAAGAAGGAGCAGGGGGAGGTCAAGGAGGAGGAACCAAAGCAGGAGGGCCCAGAGGAGGAGGCAGATGACAGGACACTCAAAGATGTGTTCAAGACTTTTGATCCCACTGCTTCCCCTTTCTGTCAGTAA
- the LOC117459845 gene encoding zinc finger CCCH domain-containing protein 6 isoform X2, translating to MKEDSVCLLSLSRHETPEDGELEDGEIDDEGIGIEEENKEVAEVNEDKEKEKEKEKEEKTHRHSRKRYKKTKEKRRSKRRRRDRQKHHSPSSSSSSDSYDSDYDRSERPKNRKTQGSDGQSSQHGRDSKGGHGNSQKSPPPKSSDFDKYSDYSDDKYDYDEEEDDYEDDMSEYPQSKDSGPQGRGRGRQSKDQMKRGSMRGMKQQQFGQRGRGRGSGPGRGRGMLFKNKKLKGKPWGGRGRGRGGDQGMEDMVPEGKNSSGFQKKRPIMSKEFINQHTVEHNGRNICKYFLEGRCIKGEQCKFEHELVVPDKKKELCKFYLQGYCSKGDNCIYMHNEYPCKFFHTGAKCYQGDNCKFSHDALNDVTKDLLDKIINTEEENAREDELELEDLRKQGIAPLPKPPPGVGLLPTPGQSSPSDGASGQAGKKIPSLFEINVQPTVDLAQKIGLSGSNFSQNQGEGSDQFSGGSEDAQTAGMVPSGPSAPPIPPPESTVAMGHPTGPPMPQSPPGLHPPHGFPMPPPIPPGQPPPFYVNRPNMNPPMNMQRPPPFPPDLQMLQNLFPFPPMGQNPVDFFRNFLGNQAPQGVDPGLAFMQNLQQNMGAESQLNSLPPAVQKAILLHLTQQQQESLPPGNEPQRAEGPDDNNANRDETTNWYSSDEEDGSCVSSILKCLKKQNEKQQSQSKPPQAAPVGDPRLVKERAPPSDPRVKTDPRQRPSDTKKESDGAVDPRFSRDPRKIRPMEPSSFRQQGHPGSKKPPAGDEDDEGEREPRDKAVLIPLDAGPEVLLRDPRCQLKQFSHIRVDILLQRPAFAQTVVWAPEDLIPSLVPKQEHSINLPLPPLIADAQMNRTSLPDPPPVSSPPAIDPRLVAARLKERMSRLPSGSLESRPPPERPIDPRQQKTLDPRLKRTVSLDSKLMGQKVPSSGGGVVDPRLQKASVSSTPHTVQAKPEPEKLPPYAPHLASSGGGLESPTTILGGISLYDPRNQSETAQKEPTEPPKKTSILKLPAKKDASPPLSPTQRSGSLEETKSTDAASDQPPPPSPAAVPPASPVKPPAVHNLPIQALAGLIRPPYTDPRPAKPGGQGSAGAQEETEEKKEQGEVKEEEPKQEGPEEEADDRTLKDVFKTFDPTASPFCQ from the exons ATGAAAGAGGACAGTGTCTGTTTATTGTCTCTGTCGAGACATGAAACACC AGAGGATGGCGAACTGGAAGACGGAGAAATAGATGATGAAGGAATTGGGATCGAAGAGGAAAATAAAGAGGTTGCTGAGGTTAATGAAGACAAAGAGAAggaaaaagagaaagagaaagaagagAAGACCCACAGGCACTCCAGGAAAAGATACAAAAAGACCAAAGAGAAGAGGAGGTCCAAAAGGAGGAGGCGTGACAGACAGAAA CACCACTCCCCTTCCAGCAGCTCCAGCTCCGACAGTTATGACTCAGACTACGACCGATCAGAAAGGCCCAAAAACCGGAAAACCCAGGGATCAGATGGCCAGTCCTCTCAG CATGGACGGGATTCAAAGGGAGGCCATGGTAACTCCCAGAAGTCCCCGCCTCCAAAGAGCAGTGATTTCGACAAATACAGCGACTACAGTGATGACAAGTATGACTAtgacgaagaggaggatgatTACGAAGATGACATGTCAGAGTACCCGCAATCAAAGGATTCAGGTCCGCAGGGTCGGGGAAGGGGACGACAATCCAAAGACCAGATGAAGAGAGGAAGCATGAGGGGGATGAAACAACAGCAGT TTGGGCAGAGAGGAAGGGGCCGAGGCAGTGGGCCGGGGAGAGGACGTGGGATGCTCTTCAAGAACAAGAAGCTGAAGGGCAAACCCTGGGGAGGACGTGGACGAGGACGAGGAGGAGACCAAGGCATGGAAGACATGGTCCCA GAAGGAAAAAATTCCTCCGGTTTTCAGAAGAAACGGCCAATTATGAGCAAAGAGTTTATCAATCAGCACACAGTCGAACACAACGGGAGAAACATCTGCAAGTATTTCCTGGAGGGTCGCTGCATCAAG GGTGAACAGTGCAAGTTCGAACATGAACTCGTCGTACCAGATAAGAAAAAGGAACTTTGTAAATTTTACCTTCAAGGATACTGCAGTAAAGGAGATAActgcatttacatgcaca ATGAATACCCATGCAAGTTCTTTCATACTGGAGCCAAATGTTATCAAGGGGACAACTGCAAATTCTCCCACGATGCTTTGAACgatgtgaccaaagacttgctTGACAAG ATCATCAACACTGAGGAGGAGAACGCCCGCGAGGACGAGCTGGAGCTGGAGGATCTGAGAAAGCAGGGTATCGCTCCACTTCCAAAGCCCCCCCCTGGGGTGGGGCTGCTGCCCACTCCTGGTCAGAGCAGTCCCTCAGACGGAGCCTCGGGACAGGCGGGGAAGAAGATCCCCTCCCTGTTTGAAATCAATGTTCAACCGACTGTAGACTTGGCACAGAAAATTGGTCTCAG TGGATCCAACTTTTCCCAGAATCAAGGTGAAGGCAGCGATCAGTTCAGTGGCGGCTCAGAGGACGCGCAGACTGCAGGCATGGTGCCTTCAGGGCCCTCCGCTCCTCCTATTCCTCCTCCTGAATCAACTGTCGCTATGGGTCATCCCACTGGACCACCCATGCCACAGAGCCCCCCTGGACTGCACCCACCCCACGGCTTTCCAATGCCGCCTCCGATCCCCCCTGGTCAACCCCCACCCTTTTATGTAAACAGACCTAATATGAACCCTCCGATGAACATGCAGAGGCCTCCTCCGTTCCCTCCAGATCTACAGATGCTGCAGAATCTCTTCCCGTTTCCACCTATGGGTCAGAACCCAGTAGATTTCTTCAGAAACTTCCTCGGAAACCAGGCTCCACAGGGAG TTGACCCTGGTCTGGCCTTCATGCAGAATCTCCAGCAGAACATGGGTGCAGAGTCACAGTTGAATTCTTTGCCACCAGCAGTACAGAAGGCCATCCTTTTACACCTGACACAACAACAGCAAGAGTCTCTTCCACCGGGAAACGAGCCCCAGAGAGCGGAGGGCCCGGATGATAACAATGCAAACAGAG ATGAAACTACAAACTGGTACTCAAGCGATGAAGAGGATGGGAGCTGTGTTTCCTCCATTCTCAAATGTCTCAAAAAGCAGAATGAGAAGCAGCAGTCTCAGTCGAAGCCCCCCCAGGCTGCCCCAGTGGGTGACCCTCGGCTTGTTAAAGAGAGGGCCCCACCCAGTGACCCCCGTGTGAAGACAGACCCCCGACAGCGACCCTCGGATACGAAAAAGGAGTCGGACGGAGCTGTAGACCCCCGGTTCTCCAGAGACCCCAGGAAGATTCGACCGATGGAGCCGAGTTCCTTTCGGCAGCAGGGCCACCCCGGTTCTAAGAAGCCCCCTGCaggggatgaggatgatgaagGAGAGCGGGAGCCCAGGGACAAAGCTGTCCTCATCCCTCTAGATGCCGGCCCCGAGGTGCTGCTGCGGGACCCTCGCTGCCAGTTAAAGCAGTTCAGCCACATCCGAGTGGACATCCTGCTCCAGAGGCCGGCCTTCGCTCAGACCGTAGTATGGGCTCCTGAGGACCTCATCCCTTCTCTGGTACCCAAACAGGAACACTCAATCAACCTGCCCCTCCCACCCCTCATTGCAGATGCTCAGATGAACCGAACAAGCTTGCCTGACCCTCCCCCCGTCTCCAGCCCTCCAGCCATTGACCCCAGACTGGTAGCAGCACGTTTAAAAGAGCGTATGAGTCGATTACCCTCCGGATCTCTAGAGTCCCGACCCCCCCCAGAAAGACCCATAGATCCACGTCAGCAGAAGACTCTGGATCCCAGACTCAAGCGTACAGTTAGCCTGGACTCGAAGCTGATGGGTCAGAAGGTGCCCTCCTCTGGGGGGGGAGTTGTGGACCCCAGGCTACAGAAGGCCAGTGTTAGCTCCACTCCTCATACTGTCCAAGCAAAGCCAGAGCCTGAGAAGCTGCCACCTTATGCCCCACATCTGGCTTCCTCTGGTGGGGGGCTAGAGAGTCCCACTACTATCCTCGGGGGCATCAGTCTGTACGATCCTCGTAATCAAAGCGAGACAGCCCAGAAGGAGCCGACAGAGCCTCCCAAAAAGACGTCCATCCTGAAACTCCCAGCCAAGAAAGACGCTTCTCCGCCACTTTCACCAACTCAAAGAAGTGGCTCTTTGGAAGAGACAAAAAGCACAGACGCAGCCTCAGATCAGCCTCCACCTCCCAGTCCTGCCGCAGTGCCTCCTGCCTCACCGGTCAAACCCCCTGCGGTTCATAACCTCCCCATCCAGGCCCTGGCCGGGCTCATCCGGCCCCCGTACACTGACCCCAGGCCGGCCAAACCTGGAGGACAAGGCTCAGCAGGAGCACAAGAAGAGACGGAGGAAAAGAAGGAGCAGGGGGAGGTCAAGGAGGAGGAACCAAAGCAGGAGGGCCCAGAGGAGGAGGCAGATGACAGGACACTCAAAGATGTGTTCAAGACTTTTGATCCCACTGCTTCCCCTTTCTGTCAGTAA